A window of Platichthys flesus chromosome 23, fPlaFle2.1, whole genome shotgun sequence contains these coding sequences:
- the sypl1 gene encoding synaptophysin-like protein 1 translates to MMTGFRLNLSPLKEPLGFVKLVEWLTAIFAFGSCGGFSGKNIVSLFCGDGSNETLTANFHYPFRLSQFPLVEGNSTICNRSVTTTHLVGDSASSAEFFVGIATVCFLYSMVALLVYLGYMHVYKDSDFGPIFDFVVTAVLVFLWLVCSSAWAKGLQNVKDATDTDGISATLGLCRGSNITCEVTDFANLRTLNISVVFGYLNMFVWAGNAWFVYKETRWHSQKFSSQSGPGRQQVPAPI, encoded by the exons CTCACGGCCATATTTGCTTTTGGAAGCTGCGGCGGCTTCTCGGGGAAGAACATCGTCTCCCTGTTCTGCGGCGACGGCAGCAACGAAACGCTCACGGCCAACTTCCACTACCCGTTCAG GTTGAGCCAGTTCCCGCTCGTTGAGGGAAACAGCACCATTTGCAACCGCTCCGTCACGACCACCCACTTGGTCGGAGACTCCGCGTCCTCGGCGGAGTTCTTCGTGGGCATCGCCACCGTCTGTTTCCTGTACAGCATGGTGGCCCTGCTGGTTTATTTAGGCTACATGCACGTCTACAAGGACTCTGACTTTGGACCCATTTTC GACTTTGTTGTCACGGCGGTCCTCGTCTTCCTGTGGCTGGTGTGTTCCTCCGCCTGGGCCAAGGGCCTGCAGAACGTGAAGGACGCCACGGACACGGACGGCATCAGCGCCACGCTGGGGCTCTGCAGGGGCAGCAACATCACCTGCGAGGTCACAGACTTCGCCAACCTGCGAACCCTCAACATCTCTGTg GTGTTCGGTTACCTCAACATGTTCGTGTGGGCAGGGAACGCCTGGTTCGTCTACAAGGAGACTCGCTGGCACTCTCAGAAATTCTCTTCCCAGTCCGGACCAGGAAGGCAACAGGTCCCCGCTCCCATCTAA